The Risungbinella massiliensis sequence ACATCCTATATCAAGAAGTTTAGAAAGGCATCTAGATCAGGTCTATATAAAAGAGCTATTCAAAAAAGTTACAGACCTTCCTTCAACCTATCTTTCAGATGCACAGATTGAACACCAGACTACCTCAGAGTTAGCTTATGAACAAAATCCGGATAAATTTTTTGATAACTATAAGGATATTTATAAGTTTAAAGAGTGGTCTTTACAAAGTGTTTATGAAAACTCAGCAATGTATTTAACGGTTTATTACGATTTACGAGATGATAAAAGTTTAACTAAAGAAGAAAAAATAGCGAAAATGGAAGAAAAGGAAAAAGATATTTTAGAACTAATTCCTAATATTAATTTAAAAATAGAAGTGAATGAGTATGACGGGGACTTTGTTGCCCATTACTACATGAATGGGAAAAGAGTTAACCCAGAAGAGCAAGAAGGATATGAGAAATTAAAAGAGAATGGTCATATCGATGAAATATACGAAAATATGCTTACTAATCGAGTTCCACAGCTAAATATTGACCATTTGTATGAAGAGTAATTCTACTATTTCGGATCAACGAGACACTTAGAAAGCTAAAAATAAAAGGACTTTTGGGTCCTTTTATTTTTTGTGTAACATAACAAATAGTAAACATTCTACTGAACCGAAACCATGGTTGATTCTATTCTATCTCCTAGCGTAATAATTTTATTTGATTTCCGATATTCTTTTAGCACGGATTTTGCAAAATGAGTCAAAGAATAGCCACCTGCTTTGAGCACTTTATAATGGTTTCTCCATACGATCCAGATGGTACTATACATTAGGATTTTTCGAACTGAGTTACGACAGTAGATAGAAAAAGAGGAACGATGTCTCCATAATCTATGTAACGTGATGGACTGAAAACGAATATGTTTTTCTTCATCTGATAATATCTGATTACAAATAGCAATCAAAATAGGAGAATTGGTTGCTTTACGCAATGCTTGGTAGTAAATTATCGCAATAAGTTCTGCAGTAAGTAGGACTGTAACATAAGACTGAATACCATACGTTTTTCTTAGTGAACGAAAGAAATTATCCAACCAATGAGATTGGAGCTTGGGTATGTCTTGTTTTACCATAAATTTACCTAATAATCGGGCATGATTTTGTTCTTCTTTTATAAAAAGCTTGATAGCTTTTACATAACTTTGATCTTCTAAATGGTGTATCTGCCGTTCAGCAGCTGCTAATAATTTTTTTCCATCAGAGCTTTCGCCTTTTTGAAATTGCTGAATGGATTTATATATCGTTTGGTATTCTTCTTTTGTTAATTGGTAATGATCATTCCAATTGGGGGGACAGAACATCCTACGATTTTTCTCAAAGATTTGTACCCAATGCTTAAAGTTAAATTCCATACTATTACCCCACTAAGCTGGATTTTGCAAATCAATTATGAAAAAAGTATATCAATCTTTGAAATAATAATCGATGGTATATTCTGAACTATGTTATTTATGTATGCATTTGAAAAGTGTATAAAGACATAGATGAAATATAGAGGAACTTGCTGATGTGGATCAGGGGGCGAAAAAAATATCAGTTATTATTATCAGTAATAACGCATGAATAAAATAGAATTCCCCCTGTATTCGAATGAATTCAGGGGGAATTTTGCTAATCGAAGGAGAGACCAACGATTAGCAAGTTGCGCTTACCGGACTTCGGTGTGGCGGATCATGATGTGCTTGATCGTGACCATCTGCGGGGTCTGGTCGCCCGTCTGGATGGTCAGGTAGTGGGTGGTGTACGAGATCTCGTGCTGGGTCTTGGGCTGGCGCTGGAACTTCTGCTTGAGCTCGTTGAGCTTGAACTGGAGCATGTACTGGAACTTGTTGCGCTTGATCTGGTACTGGAACTTGAACTCGTTGAGCTTGGTCTCGAGCTTGGCGTCGAACTCGCCGAGTCGGGCCATAGCCTCGACCTGGACCCTGACGACCAACTGGAGGACCATGTCCACCAGGAGCTGGATCTTGTTCTGAAGGTTCTGGGGCAGCTTGGACTGGATGTTGAGCTTCGACATGTGCTGCTTCTTTCGTTCGGGAGACAGTGTCTCTCGGTCAGTGTATGATTATTATATTATAAGGAAAAAAAATATTCCATTTTAAATAGTCAGATTATGTGACAAAAACAATAACAAATAAAATTCCCCCTGTTTGTAAAAACACAGGGGGAATTTGCTAATTTGATTGGATTACCAACAAATTAGCAACTCTCGTCACCGTCGCTTGAGTTCGTCGAGAATGTCCTCAACGTGCGCCTTCATCTTCTTGCTCAGGAGCTCCTCAGTGGACTGGAGGTCTTCGCTAAGGTTCTTGACCTTTCGCTCGACATTCGAGAGGGTGGACTGGAGTTCATTGTTCTGAACTTCGATCCGGGTGACCTTTTCAAGCAGCTGGAAGATCATAGATTCCAGACGGTCGATCTGCTGGTTGTGGTTCTGCTGCGACTCAGAGTTGGTGTACATAATGGTAATTTGCCTTATCTTTTGCTCGGAGACGAATGTCTCATGGTCAGTTATCAAAATTATATCATAAATATAACTCATTGTTTTGTTTATATTTGCCTTTCACATATTATTCGATAAAAAAGGATTTATTTCTAATTAAGAGCTTTCATAGTGGATTAATAAGTGAGGCAATCATAATCAAATAAAAATAAAGTCCGTATTTTTTTATTTATCTGAATTGACAAAAGGGAACGTTTGTTCTAATATGATGAGTGTCCTCATAAATTTATTCATCAAGGAGAACATCATGAAAAAAATAACGGAAAAAGATACAAAAGCTACTATTATAACTGCACTACGAGAAGCAGAGAAAAAAATTGTTGAATTAGAAAAAGGCAAGTTAAATGCTATTGCAGAGACAACAGCTAAAAAAGAAACCGAAACCATCACCAAAGCAAATGAAATCGTAGAAGTAAGTATTGAAGAAAAAATATCTGACTTATCTAAATCGATTACTGGATTGCTAGGCCAAGTTAGTACAGATATTACTACACAAGCTACAAATTTAGAGACGATTCAAGATGCAATCACCATAAAGGAAGCAGAATTAAAGGAACTCTTTGGTATTGAGAAGCATGCACATACGCTAGCAGGTTTAGTCAATGCTCATCAAGAACTCAAATTGGCACAAGAAAAAGAGTTGACTGAATCAAAAGAAGAAGCTACAGTGCAACTGAATGAGATCAAGGAGACCATTAAAAAGTCCAAAGAGCAGTATGAGGTAATGGTCAAAGAACAAAATGAAAAGTTACTCCAAGGGAAAAAACGCAACGAAGAAGAATTCCAATACGATTTTGAACGTCATAAAAAACAAGCACATGATCATTTAGAAGATGAGTTGACCAGTAAGCGGAAAATGTTTAACGAAGAAATCGAAAAGAAAAACGCTGAGTTAGCTGAATATAAAAAGTCTCTTACAGAGAGAGAAGTTTTGATTGAAAAACGAGAAGAGAAAATGGAAACGTTGGAAGCGGAAGTAGCATCTATACCAGCGAAGATCGAAGAAACGAAAGCAGAAGCTCAATCCAAAGCAGATGCTGAGATTAAAAAAGTGTTAGCTATCCGTGAAAATGCATTACGTAAAGAAGTGGAAGCAGACAAGCGTATCTTAGAATCAGAGCGCGATCAAATGAAAACACAGTTAGAAAAAGCGAATGAAACGATCGGAACATTACAAGCTAAATTGGATGAAGCGTACAAACGTATTCAAGAGATGGGGATTCAGATGGTATCAAGCTCCAATGAATCAAAAGCGTTCGATAAGATCGCAGCCCTCGTAACAGAAAAAAATAGTAAATAGAAATAGATAGATGATGATAACGTGACACTCGACACTTGGTATACATAAAGATAAAAATATTTGTACATGATACAGCGTGTTCCTCTAAGTATTGTATGAAGAGGAACACGCTGTTTTATTTTGAGCCAAAGCGTTTTTAAATAGGAAGCTAATAGCATTTTTTACTGATTAATAGGTGAAAAGTTCCTTCTTGTTTCGAAGCTTCTCCCGATACACAAAATAATGGTACTATTATGTGAGAGATGCCATTTATCATTGGAGGAGGGTGTTAATATTGCATTTGCGAAAGCGTTTTCAACGGGTGTTGGTAGCTAATCGTGGCGAAATTGCGATTCGTATTTTTCGAGCTTGTACAGAATTAGGTCTTAGTACGGTTGCTGTTTACTCGGAAGAAGATAGTGTTTCGTTACACCGATTTAAAGCAGATGAAGCCCATTTGATCGGTCAAGGGAAAGGTCCTGTAGAAGCGTATCTAGACATCGAGAATATTTTAGATGTAGCAAAACGTACTAATGCCGATGCGATTCACCCAGGATATGGTTTTTTGGCGGAAAATACTCTTTTTGCTAGGAGATGTGAAGAGGAAGGGATTACGTTTATTGGCCCTTCTGCAAAGCATATCCAGATGTTTGGAGACAAAGTAGAAGCAAGACAGACGGCAATCCGCGCAGGGATCCCGGTTATTCCAGGTACCCCAGAACCGATTCAAACATTCCAAGAAGCAGAAAGCTTTGCAGAGGAACATGGTTATCCTATTATCATTAAGGCGATCTCAGGTGGCGGTGGACGTGGAATGCGCATTGTCCATCATGCTGATGAACTCGTAGAATCGCTAGATCGTGCTCGATCGGAAGCTAAATCTGCTTTTGGGAATGCAGCGGTATATCTAGAAAAATTTTTAGAGTGTCCCAAACATATTGAGGTGCAAATATTGGGGGATCGAGCCGGACGTTTAGTTCATTTATTAGAGAGAGATTGCTCGATCCAGCGTCGTCATCAAAAGGTGGTAGAGGTTGCACCCAGTCTGGCGCTTTCTCAACAATTAAAAGAACAGATGTATGAAGCAGCATTAAACTTAATGAGAGCAGCTGGTTATTACAATGCAGGTACTGTGGAGTTTCTTGTTACTCCAGAAGAGCAGTTTTATTTTATAGAGGTCAATCCACGTGTACAGGTAGAACATACTATTACAGAGTTGGTCACTGGTATTGATATTGTTCAGTCTCAAATTATGATTGCACAAGGATACCGCTTGGAAGATCCCGAGATTGGGATTTTCCAACAGAGTGACATTACTTCCCGTGGTTATGCTATTCAAAGTCGAGTTACAACAGAAGATCCAGCTAATAATTTTTTACCTGAAACTGGACGATTATTGGTGTATCGTTCTGGTGGTGGATTTGGTATCCGACTTGATGCGGGAAATGGTTACAGAGGAGCTGTGATTACTCCACACTATGACTCACTGTTAGTGAAAGTCTCTTCTTGGGCGCTTACCTACGAACAGGCAGCAAGCAAAATGCTTCGTTCCCTGAAAGAATTTCGAATCCGTGGGGTAGCAACCAATATTCCTTTTCTAGAAAACGTAATTCAACATCCCGATTTTCAGAAAGGCACCTATGACACATCATTTATCGATCGTACTCCAGAATTATTCCAATTCCCAGAACGGAAAGACAGAGCTACCAAACTACTCAATTATTTAGGACAGACTATTGTGAACGGACATCCAGGTCTTGTCCAAACAAAGAAGCCCACCTTTGCTATTCCACGTGTCCCCATCATCACCTCGGAACAGGAGTTTCCAAAAGGAACCAAACAAGTATTGGAAGAGTACGGTGTAGAAGGTTTGATGAAATGGATTCAGGCAAGTAAGAAGTTACTTGTAACCGATACAACATTCCGAGATGCTCACCAATCTTTATTTGCTACTCGTGTTAGATCCTATGATTTATATCGGATCGCAGAAGCAACAGGGAAGTTAGCACCGAATCTTTTTTCTTTGGAAATGTGGGGAGGAGCTACCTTTGATACAAGTATGCGTTTCCTTAACGAAGATCCTTGGGAAAGATTAAGCCATCTACGCAAAAAAATACCGAATATATTATTTCAAATGCTATTCCGTGGAGCCAATGCAGTAGGGTATAGCAATTATCCAGATAACGTGATTCAAAAGTTTATCCAATTAGCTGCGGATGGAGGAATTGATGTATTCCGCATTTTTGATAGCCTAAATTGGATCGAAGGTATGCGTGTTGCAATTGATTCCGTTCGGGAAGTAGGCAAAATTGCAGAAGCAACTATTTGTTATACAGGTGACATACTTGATCCAAAAGAAGATAAGTATACTCTTCGCTATTATGTGAATTTGGCTAAAGAATTGGAGAAAGCAGGATCTCATATTTTAGCGATTAAAGATATGGCAGGCCTGTTAAAGCCATACGCAGCTTATCAGCTTGTGAAAGCACTCAAAGAAGAGATTGGTATCCCCATTCACTTGCATACACACGATACAAGTGGGAACCAAATGGCCACTTTGCTCAAAGCCCAAGAAGCTGGTGTAGATATTGTTGATGTTGCGCTTAGTCCGATGGCGGGACTTACTTCGCAACCAAGTTTAAATGGGTTAGTCGACGCAATGATCGGTGAGCCAAGGGATACAAAACTAGATCGATCTCATCTTCAACAACTCGCTAATTACTGGGAAGATGTACGACCTTATTATGCTGGTTTTGATACTGGGATGAAATCTCCTAGCTCTGAAGTTTATCAACATGAGATGCCAGGAGGGCAGTATACCAATCTTCTTCAGCAAGCAAAAGTGGTTGGATTGGGGCATCGTTGGGAAGAGATAAAACGTGTTTACGCAATGGTAAACCAAATGTTTGGCAATATTGTAAAGGTAACACCTTCTTCGAAAGTGGTAGGTGATATGGCTTTGTTTATGGTACAGAATAACCTGACAGAGCAAGACATCTATGATAAAGGAGATCAGTTGGATTTCCCGGATTCTGTCATTCAGTTTTTTCAAGGTTATCTAGGGCAGCCTCCTGGTGGTTTTCCTGCTAAATTACGTGATGTCATACTACAAGGTCGAGATTATTTTACTTGTCGTCCTGGTGAACTTCTAGCCCCAATCGATCTAGAAGCAGTAGCAAGTGAATTGACCGAAAAAATTGGTTGCCCCGTTCGTGAACAAGACGTTATGAGTTATGTCATGTATCCAAAAGTCTTTTTGGATCAAGTGAATAACAGTAATCAGTTTGGAGATATATCTGTTTTGGACACGCCTTCGTTTTTTTATGGATTACGTTCAGGTGAAGAGACCAAAGTGGAGATCGAACGTGGGAAAACACTTATTATCAAATTAGTAGCGATAGGACCATTGTCTGCTACGGGTACGAAAACGATCTATTTTGAGTTAAATGGACAACCTAGAGAGGTTACAGTTCGCGATCTATCCGCCAATGTATCAGTTGATATTAGACAAAAAGCAGAGCCAGGGAATCCAGCACAAATTGGGGCTACTATGCCTGGAAAAGTACTAAAGGTATTAGTAGATGAAGGCGACACAGTGCAAAAAGGGGAGCACCTACTCATTACGGAAGCGATGAAAATGGAGACTACCATACAAGCTTCTTATCTAGCCAAAGTGAAAAGGCTCCATGTGAAGGCAGAGGAGACGATCGAGGCAGGGGATCTACTTCTAGAACTAGAGAAAATAGAGTAACTGTGTAATGCTGGTTGGAAAATATGATATGCATATAATTAGAAATTCTTCTAATTACAATCGGGATTTCCATAAACTATCAGCAGGTTCCCTCAAAATGAGGGAATCTGCTTTTTTAAAGATGAATATTGGATTGACGAAAATAATGCACTTTCAATAAAAAATACCCTATCAAATTGCGATAGGGTATTGGAAAGGTCTAATCCTTAATCACGGCGATATTGATAATAATCGTTAATGTAATTAAGAACCGACTTTCCCTTGTTTGACCATTTGTCTGTTAGTCTAGCTAGTTCTTGGTCTACTTTTTGTTTTGTGTGGATTTGTCCAGATTTGATCGCTTCCCAAACCTTAGACATTTCTAGATATTCTTCGTATTTAAGAAGTCTACGATTATTAGTGCTAAATTCCTCTACTTTGTCCAAAAAGTATCGTACCAATTTTCCTGTGTTTTTTTCCGTCATAATGAGTGCCTCCTTTGGCCAAAAAGAAAGCACCCACAGGTGCCATCTTTTTGGCACCTGATTTTTATTAAGAACATTATCATAACAGAAATGAAAAAAGAAACTAGATAGTTATAATGTAATTTTGTGAATAATTTGTTAACTATTAT is a genomic window containing:
- a CDS encoding coiled-coil domain-containing protein, which codes for MKKITEKDTKATIITALREAEKKIVELEKGKLNAIAETTAKKETETITKANEIVEVSIEEKISDLSKSITGLLGQVSTDITTQATNLETIQDAITIKEAELKELFGIEKHAHTLAGLVNAHQELKLAQEKELTESKEEATVQLNEIKETIKKSKEQYEVMVKEQNEKLLQGKKRNEEEFQYDFERHKKQAHDHLEDELTSKRKMFNEEIEKKNAELAEYKKSLTEREVLIEKREEKMETLEAEVASIPAKIEETKAEAQSKADAEIKKVLAIRENALRKEVEADKRILESERDQMKTQLEKANETIGTLQAKLDEAYKRIQEMGIQMVSSSNESKAFDKIAALVTEKNSK
- a CDS encoding ferritin-like domain-containing protein, which encodes MEFNFKHWVQIFEKNRRMFCPPNWNDHYQLTKEEYQTIYKSIQQFQKGESSDGKKLLAAAERQIHHLEDQSYVKAIKLFIKEEQNHARLLGKFMVKQDIPKLQSHWLDNFFRSLRKTYGIQSYVTVLLTAELIAIIYYQALRKATNSPILIAICNQILSDEEKHIRFQSITLHRLWRHRSSFSIYCRNSVRKILMYSTIWIVWRNHYKVLKAGGYSLTHFAKSVLKEYRKSNKIITLGDRIESTMVSVQ
- the pyc gene encoding pyruvate carboxylase, with amino-acid sequence MRKRFQRVLVANRGEIAIRIFRACTELGLSTVAVYSEEDSVSLHRFKADEAHLIGQGKGPVEAYLDIENILDVAKRTNADAIHPGYGFLAENTLFARRCEEEGITFIGPSAKHIQMFGDKVEARQTAIRAGIPVIPGTPEPIQTFQEAESFAEEHGYPIIIKAISGGGGRGMRIVHHADELVESLDRARSEAKSAFGNAAVYLEKFLECPKHIEVQILGDRAGRLVHLLERDCSIQRRHQKVVEVAPSLALSQQLKEQMYEAALNLMRAAGYYNAGTVEFLVTPEEQFYFIEVNPRVQVEHTITELVTGIDIVQSQIMIAQGYRLEDPEIGIFQQSDITSRGYAIQSRVTTEDPANNFLPETGRLLVYRSGGGFGIRLDAGNGYRGAVITPHYDSLLVKVSSWALTYEQAASKMLRSLKEFRIRGVATNIPFLENVIQHPDFQKGTYDTSFIDRTPELFQFPERKDRATKLLNYLGQTIVNGHPGLVQTKKPTFAIPRVPIITSEQEFPKGTKQVLEEYGVEGLMKWIQASKKLLVTDTTFRDAHQSLFATRVRSYDLYRIAEATGKLAPNLFSLEMWGGATFDTSMRFLNEDPWERLSHLRKKIPNILFQMLFRGANAVGYSNYPDNVIQKFIQLAADGGIDVFRIFDSLNWIEGMRVAIDSVREVGKIAEATICYTGDILDPKEDKYTLRYYVNLAKELEKAGSHILAIKDMAGLLKPYAAYQLVKALKEEIGIPIHLHTHDTSGNQMATLLKAQEAGVDIVDVALSPMAGLTSQPSLNGLVDAMIGEPRDTKLDRSHLQQLANYWEDVRPYYAGFDTGMKSPSSEVYQHEMPGGQYTNLLQQAKVVGLGHRWEEIKRVYAMVNQMFGNIVKVTPSSKVVGDMALFMVQNNLTEQDIYDKGDQLDFPDSVIQFFQGYLGQPPGGFPAKLRDVILQGRDYFTCRPGELLAPIDLEAVASELTEKIGCPVREQDVMSYVMYPKVFLDQVNNSNQFGDISVLDTPSFFYGLRSGEETKVEIERGKTLIIKLVAIGPLSATGTKTIYFELNGQPREVTVRDLSANVSVDIRQKAEPGNPAQIGATMPGKVLKVLVDEGDTVQKGEHLLITEAMKMETTIQASYLAKVKRLHVKAEETIEAGDLLLELEKIE